From Phaeodactylum tricornutum CCAP 1055/1 chromosome 23, whole genome shotgun sequence, one genomic window encodes:
- a CDS encoding predicted protein has product PLDEYNRTLLNNVHPPGWRDPAVASDKDLYYDMVVIGGGTAGLITAAGSAGVGAKVALIEAHMLGGDCLNVGCVPSKTIIHSANLAHQVQNQTHLAEAGIAVEGHVTVDFEKVMERVRKIRSTISHHDSAERYSKELGVEIYIGWAMFTSERTVEVNGKTLHFKKAAIATGGYPVLLPMPGLQEIYKKAQDSGAVTNESRPQVMTNETVFNLTKRPENMVVIGAGVIGLELAQALQRLGVGVTVLGRSGRVLPKEDEDMGLVVKNQMIQDGVDFRLTVQDYKKIELTGKVLENGYPEMKLTLQEKGNYEPTVLYCDAVLIAAGRAPNVSGMNLEAAKVQFDKKMGVHVNDNLQTSNKRIYGVGDVCSDFKFTHAADFMARAVIRNALFFGKEKMSELLISYATFTSPEIASVGLYEDDLKAKNIAFRVFEKHFKDNDRAIADDATDGWVRFRVNAKTDKILGASIVGVGAGNMISEVTLAMQSATGLGSLANVIHPYPTTAEVLRQSGDLYNKTKLTMTAKKILRGVVKLQR; this is encoded by the coding sequence CCCCTCGACGAATACAACCGCACTTTGCTGAATAACGTGCACCCTCCGGGCTGGCGAGACCCTGCAGTCGCATCCGACAAGGACTTGTACTACGACATGGTTGTTATCGGTGGGGGCACGGCCGGTCTCATCACCGCTGCTGGTAGTGCAGGGGTTGGTGCCAAGGTTGCTTTGATTGAGGCCCACATGCTGGGTGGCGACTGTTTGAATGTCGGATGCGTGCCTAGCAAGACGATTATTCATTCTGCCAATCTCGCTCACCAGGTCCAGAATCAAACACACTTGGCCGAAGCCGGAATTGCGGTAGAAGGCCACGTGACGgttgattttgaaaaagtcatGGAACGCGTCCGGAAAATTCGCAGTACAATCAGTCACCACGATTCAGCCGAACGCTACAGTAAGGAACTCGGAGTTGAAATTTACATTGGGTGGGCCATGTTTACGTCGGAACGCACGGTCGAGGTCAACGGCAAAACGCTGCACTTTAAAAAAGCGGCCATTGCAACGGGCGGATATCCAGTCCTTTTGCCAATGCCGGGTCTTCAAGAAATCTATAAGAAAGCGCAAGATTCCGGCGCCGTCACCAACGAATCGCGGCCACAAGTCATGACTAACGAAACAGTATTCAATCTGACCAAACGTCCCGAAAATATGGTCGTTATTGGCGCCGGCGTGATTGGATTGGAACTGGCCCAAGCGTTGCAGCGCTTGGGAGTTGGGGTGACCGTGTTGGGCCGTTCTGGGAGAGTCCTTCCTAAAGAGGATGAAGACATGGGTCTAGTGGTCAAGAATCAAATGATTCAAGACGGAGTGGACTTTCGCTTGACAGTGCAAGACTACAAAAAAATTGAGCTCACCGGCAAAGTTCTCGAAAACGGGTATCCCGAGATGAAATTGACGCTTCAAGAAAAGGGCAATTACGAACCAACCGTTTTGTATTGCGACGCAGTTTTAATTGCTGCTGGGCGTGCTCCTAATGTTTCTGGTATGAATTtggaagctgccaaggtTCAGTTTGACAAAAAAATGGGGGTGCACGTCAACGACAACCTCCAAACGTCGAATAAACGAATCTATGGTGTTGGTGATGTCTGTTCCGACTTCAAATTCACCCATGCAGCCGACTTTATGGCTAGGGCTGTGATTCGAAATGCGCTATTCttcggaaaagaaaaaatgTCGGAACTACTTATTTCATATGCTACGTTTACAAGTCCCGAGATTGCCAGTGTTGGTCTCTACGAAGACGACTTGAAGGCCAAGAACATTGCCTTCCGAGTCTTTGAAAAGCATTTCAAGGACAACGACCGTGCCATTGCTGATGACGCTACTGATGGATGGGTACGATTTCGGGTGAACGCCAAAACGGACAAAATTTTGGGAGCCAGTATTGTGGGAGTTGGCGCGGGAAATATGATTTCGGAAGTTACGCTTGCCATGCAGTCGGCAACTGGACTAGGATCACTGGCCAATGTAATTCATCCGTACCCAACTACCGCTGAAGTCCTTCGCCAGTCTGGCGATCTCTACAACAAGACCAAATTGACAATGACGGCGAAAAAGATTCTCCGTGGTGTCGTCAAGCTGCAACGTTAA
- a CDS encoding predicted protein → MDDEGMPREVIPVGVTIAYKRKQDGFGLCTPGKPEETLRSSSTTRPVQPESSPPTSKSVTKSPAKQSTSLSVFVEGATLYTACLILPTVAGFLLRSYEEAWWWTSGPNTLTNNPMHHHSRETVVDPNSWSLYAYDTAAYYLCPHGASFSAEEPSILSTWVGTNWYWCPQSNVLNLDAFASPLSPDAHSTDFAYIAMMSLILAIVRVAVVHYFVPLEDSERVVAWVRCKSLHLLSADYSATLTPREEASPRPKLRLYANDSSATQTDTQATLQIPSLFSSSTDHRESQANLGLSYEDSDREAEDFVPPQSFFASSNDLGPTPDEFFEELSSRIQTTTSTPPSALERHTSSRLHAAPRYATAVFRLIYTTIVIALALIYFSDADFWPWYVGGHGSTRNCWDLSGGLANVLDSDFDQRNTVLRRYFLWQASYHWHSGAFHVLTILILLMHPKQQEAPRRFVSVQTSTTAYIRSLFQHMIALALIASAYFFSSLRRLVTIGMFAFDVSSWCLHLLQICINAPETSRLRRVQVVTILHRYLVIPVFVVCRFGIWPALWYSATFESQSWLRQLEQTLVPGAALVMRAFMHIWFVLTMGVTVVYVRRLLLHPHVRRIASHTTTAKWE, encoded by the coding sequence ATGGACGACGAAGGGATGCCACGGGAAGTGATTCCGGTTGGAGTCACCATTGCCTACAAACGAAAACAGGATGGATTCGGTTTATGCACCCCGGGAAAACCGGAAGAAACCTTGAGATCCAGCAGCACGACTCGTCCCGTCCAGCCGGAATCCTCGCCGCCAACTTCCAAAAGTGTCACCAAAAGCCCGGCCAAGCAGTCTACCTCTCTGTCGGTTTTCGTAGAAGGTGCGACTCTGTATACCGCCTGCTTAATATTGCCTACGGTCGCTGGATTCTTACTGCGCTCGTATGAAGAAGCTTGGTGGTGGACCAGCGGCCCCAATACTCTCACGAATAACCCTATGCATCACCACTCTCGCGAAACCGTCGTGGACCCCAATTCTTGGTCTCTGTATGCCTACGATACTGCTGCGTACTACTTGTGTCCGCACGGCGCGTCCTTTTCCGCAGAAGAACCTAGTATTCTGTCTACTTGGGTAGGGACCAATTGGTATTGGTGTCCCCAGTCCAACGTCTTGAATCTGGATGCCTTTGCGTCACCCTTGTCTCCGGATGCTCATTCCACCGATTTTGCTTACATTGCCATGATGAGCTTGATACTCGCCATTGTCCGCGTCGCTGTCGTTCACTACTTTGTCCCCTTGGAAGATTCGGAACGTGTCGTTGCTTGGGTGCGTTGTAAGTCACTCCATTTATTGTCGGCGGATTATTCCGCCACACTTACACCCCGGGAAGAAGCATCTCCCCGACCAAAACTTCGTCTGTATGCCAACGATTCGTCGGCGACGCAGACTGATACCCAAGCAACTCTACAAATTCCCTCCTTGTTTTCGTCCAGCACGGATCATCGAGAGTCGCAAGCCAATCTTGGACTGAGTTACGAAGACTCCGATAGGGAAGCGGAGGATTTTGTCCCCCCACAATCATTCTTTGCTTCCAGTAATGATTTAGGGCCGACTCCGGACGAATTTTTTGAGGAATTGTCGTCCCGGATCCAAACCACGACTTCGACTCCGCCATCAGCACTGGAACGCCATACCTCGAGTCGGTTGCACGCGGCACCGCGATACGCTACGGCGGTATTTCGACTCATTTACACCACCATTGTGATTGCCTTGGCCTTGATCTACTTTTCCGACGCCGACTTCTGGCCGTGGTACGTGGGCGGACACGGATCTACCCGAAATTGTTGGGATCTCAGTGGTGGGCTGGCCAACGTTTTGGACTCGGATTTTGATCAGCGCAACACCGTGCTACGCCGGTATTTTTTGTGGCAGGCATCCTACCATTGGCATTCCGGAGCCTTTCACGTTTTGACCATTCTTATACTGTTAATGCATCCCAAGCAGCAGGAAGCGCCACGACGATTCGTGAGCGTGCAAACGAGTACGACGGCCTACATTCGTAGCTTGTTTCAACACATGATTGCCTTGGCGTTGATTGCGTCGGCCTATTTCTTTTCCTCCCTTCGACGGTTAGTCACTATTGGCATGTTTGCCTTTGACGTCTCGAGCTGGTGCttgcatttgttgcaaaTATGCATCAACGCACCGGAAACTTCCCGGTTGCGGCGTGTGCAGGTCGTCACAATCCTGCATCGTTACCTCGTGATTCCGGTCTTTGTCGTTTGTCGATTCGGTATTTGGCCAGCCTTGTGGTATTCCGCAACTTTCGAAAGCCAATCTTGGTTGCGACAACTGGAGCAGACTTTGGTGCCGGGCGCGGCTCTGGTCATGCGCGCCTTTATGCATATTTGGTTCGTACTCACCATGGGCGTAACCGTCGTGTATGTTCGACGCCTTTTGTTACACCCACACGTGCGGAGGATTGCGTCCCATACCACGACAGCTAAATGGGAATGA
- a CDS encoding predicted protein codes for MSRNLYYDRSYNAFRVPFYRTRRFIFGVTLSAMLLIAIVAVVVTRQSRSEVFVPESLSGPRVPEVEVSGSTLQDNEAELVAILIRRYDQLGLSWRGLYDVTAPQGKALQAVAGTTLYSSLFHLRSIQRFALGVFYYSTFAVSHPYLEAEATRPWGSSDFWMTSTPECEWKGITCDASGLVVAINLLGNNLSGSLPLELALLDKLVSLNLANNDIYGEEASNDVWSYLPNLQELIMDDNYVIATTGLPTQMKSLVAIQKLSVSYNLLRGILDGEIIGNMQRLTHLEIESNRISGELPAELGGLPNLESFYIRQNSLSFDLNNLIMLNRWPNARALWLDHNPITGTIPPELGTLTTLTSFSLTNSTLRGSIPTEMGNLVNLRRCWLYNNALTGTIPEALSGWVDLQVLEVYGNNLVGDMPQGICDTIAASDYQFKNLSADCTRVACGGCCTDCQNS; via the coding sequence ATGTCTCGTAATCTATACTATGACAGATCTTACAATGCTTTCCGCGTCCCTTTCTACCGTACTCGCAGATTTATATTCGGGGTAACTCTTTCGGCAATGCTACTGATTGCGATTGTAGCCGTGGTGGTCACCAGGCAAAGCAGATCGGAAGTTTTTGTGCCAGAAAGCTTGTCCGGTCCTCGTGTTCCTGAAGTTGAAGTCTCTGGCTCTACCCTTCAAGATAACGAGGCTGAACTCGTAGCCATACTGATCAGACGTTATGATCAGTTGGGTCTTTCTTGGAGGGGATTGTACGACGTCACAGCTCCCCAGGGCAAAGCTTTGCAAGCTGTTGCGGGTACAACTCTTTACTCTTCGTTATTCCACCTTCGTAGCATCCAGCGCTTTGCCCTTGGGGTCTTTTACTATTCCACATTTGCAGTTTCGCATCCGTACTTGGAAGCTGAGGCCACTCGTCCCTGGGGCTCCAGCGACTTCTGGATGACCAGTACTCCCGAGTGTGAATGGAAAGGCATCACGTGCGATGCTAGTGGTCTCGTTGTAGCGATTAACTTGTTAGGCAATAATCTGTCCGGATCACTTCCACTGGAACTTGCTCTCTTGGACAAATTGGTGAGCTTGAATCTGGCAAACAACGATATATATGGGGAAGAGGCCAGCAACGACGTCTGGAGCTATTTGCCAAACCTACAGGAGCTCATAATGGACGATAACTATGTTATAGCTACCACAGGGCTACCAACTCAAATGAAGAGCTTGGTAGCAATTCAGAAGTTATCCGTTTCCTACAATCTGCTGAGGGGTATTCTGGATGGTGAGATTATCGGCAATATGCAGCGCCTGACgcatctggaaattgaatcgAACCGCATTTCTGGCGAACTCCCCGCAGAACTTGGAGGTCTGCCCAACTTAGAGTCTTTTTACATTCGCCAAAATAGCCTTTCATTCGACTTGAACAACCTGATCATGCTTAACCGATGGCCAAATGCACGAGCGTTGTGGCTCGATCACAACCCTATTACCGGAACGATTCCTCCCGAGCTTGGTACTTTGACAACACTTACATCTTTCAGCCTTACCAATTCCACTCTAAGGGGAAGTATTCCCACCGAAATGGGCAATCTGGTCAATTTGAGGCGCTGCTGGTTATATAACAATGCATTGACTGGCACCATCCCGGAAGCTTTGTCGGGTTGGGTTGACTTGCAAGTCTTAGAGGTGTATGGAAATAATTTGGTTGGAGACATGCCTCAAGGTATATGTGACACGATTGCGGCCTCGGACTACCAGTTCAAAAACTTGTCAGCTGATTGCACCCGTGTAGCCTGCGGTGGATGTTGTACGGATTGCCAGAATAGTTAA
- a CDS encoding predicted protein has translation MKDEEQSSERNLQSRRPNRSSSQGNDDTPQDREQRVPNITLASALAISLRRSGNPGESSSFLSSPWIFHPALLNSGGSSSSSIPAVGSMIFEQQSSRATHEHLRTVARDSAQSLQDGRRNIVEVTSSYVPAPPSSNLVESTSEESTDWLSEAWTRGEEGSPSSALYPRRPVSSPFTNDIPSIDILRRTRPEGRQSFPDTAPDDEKGDSEDEPECRPAQ, from the coding sequence ATGAAAGATGAAGAACAAAGCTCCGAAAGAAATCTACAATCAAGGAGACCCAACAGGTCTTCTTCGCAAGGCAATGACGACACTCCTCAAGATAGGGAGCAGCGAGTCCCGAACATTACGTTGGCTTCGGCGTTAGCAATTTCTCTCCGACGATCCGGAAACCCTGGCGAATCGAGCAGTTTTTTATCCTCGCCATGGATTTTCCATCCGGCACTGTTAAATTCGGGCGgttcatcgtcatcttctaTTCCCGCGGTCGGTAGTATGATATTTGAACAGCAATCGTCGAGAGCCACACACGAACACCTTCGCACTGTCGCTCGGGATTCGGCGCAGTCGCTACAGGACGGCAGGAGAAACATTGTCGAAGTCACCAGTAGCTATGTCCCCGCACCTCCTTCGAGCAACTTGGTGGAATCGACTTCCGAAGAAAGTACTGATTGGCTTAGTGAAGCGTGGACCAGAGGTGAAGAAGGAAGCCCGTCTTCGGCTTTGTACCCCCGAAGACCGGTGTCAAGTCCTTTTACCAATGACATACCCTCTATCGATATTCTTCGAAGGACCCGGCCAGAAGGGCGACAAAGTTTTCCGGATACAGCCCCagatgacgagaaaggaGATTCTGAGGATGAGCCGGAATGTCGTCCGGCCCAATAG
- a CDS encoding predicted protein, which yields MSAENPEVENLKMEATEAEVKSRKDRPTGSIHFGDTDFDVEDEVADATWSEVCQACCVHSGQEWGMIAVGIFLVAFFLYFFLVGLDMLGNGAKGMCGCTAGELFGDDTNPIAGLMIGIIATVLLQSSSTTTSIVVSLVGSAVSVRQGIYMIMGANIGTSVTNTIVAMGQMGDGDQLERAFAGATVHDMFNFLSVAVLLPVEVITGYLYRLTKAMVKNVNLEDGESWDGPIKKMVDPLSDMVIISNSKIITAVAKGTGTCDEGGGFYPMNCTDSSYLGCGKKFGLISCNKVSGKCPAFFQADASAKDDKVSGGVVFFISIVILFTCLAGLVTVLQKMLLGMSTRVVYKATDINGYLAIAIGAGLTMIVQSSSITTSALTPLVGMGALRLEQMFPLTLGANIGTTLTAIMSALVSASQDSLQVALAHLFFNLTGILIWYPVPIMRQVPLSAARRLGRLTRIWRGFPLVYIAVMFLLIPLLLLGLSSLFDDGSKGLTVLGSFLTILLALVLLYSVYWFRYKDGSQKCSDCMAEREKKRLVIKELPEDMIYLKEHMKRLIEHTGLPEDEEAGEAKDLSPDTSDSDEVAA from the exons ATG TCTGCAGAAAATCCTGAGGTCGAAAACTTGAAGATGGAAGCGACCGAGGCGGAAGTCAAGTCTCGCAAGGATCGTCCCACCGGCTCCATTCACTTTGGAGATACGGACTTTGACGTCGAAGATGAAGTCGCTGATGCTACGTGGTCCGAGGTTTGCCAAGCTTGCTGTGTGCATTCTGGACAAGAGTGGGGCATGATCGCAGTCGGCATTTTTTTGGTCGCTTTCTTCCTTTACTTTTTCCTCGTTGGTCTCGACATGCTGGGTAACGGTGCCAAAGGTATGTGCGGCTGCACTGCTGGAGAGCTGTTTGGGGATGACACTAACCCTATCGCCGGTCTCATGATTGGTATTATTGCCACTGTTCTGCTCCAGTCCTCTTCCACAACAACCTCCATTGTTGTGTCTTTGGTTGGATCGGCCGTTTCGGTCCGTCAAGGAATCTACATGATTATGGGTGCCAACATTGGTACTTCGGTCACCAACACCATTGTCGCTATGGGGCAGATGGGAGATGGCGATCAACTCGAGCGCGCTTTTGCTGGAGCAACTGTCCACGACATGTTCAACTTTTTGTCAGTTGCTGTCCTGCTTCCGGTTGAGGTTATCACTGGATACCTCTACCGCCTCACCAAGGCTATGGTCAAGAACGTCAACCTTGAGGACGGAGAGAGTTGGGACGGACCCATTAAGAAAATGGTTGATCCTCTTTCCGATATGGTTATCATCTCGAACAGCAAGATCATCACTGCTGTGGCTAAGGGCACCGGCACCTGCGACGAAGGCGGTGGCTTTTATCCTATGAACTGTACCGATTCTTCGTATTTGGGATGCGGTAAGAAATTCGGTCTTATCTCTTGCAACAAAGTCAGCGGCAAATGCCCGGCTTTCTTTCAAGCTGATGCCAGTGCAAAGGATGATAAGGTGTCTGGGGGCGTTGTTTTTTTCATCTCGATTGTGATTTTGTTCACGTGTCTGGCCGGTCTCGTGACAGTCCTTCAAAAGATGCTCCTCGGTATGTCTACCCGTGTTGTTTATAAGGCCACGGATATCAACGGATATCTGGCCATTGCCATCGGTGCTGGGTTGACTATGATTGTCCAGTCTTCCTCTATCACTACGTCTGCGCTGACGCCCTTGGTCGGTATGGGTGCCCTTCGTCTCGAACAAATGTTTCCTTTGACGCTCGGAGCGAATATTGGAACAACCTTGACTGCCATCATGTCTGCCCTTGTCTCTGCCAGTCAGGATTCTCTACAAGTTGCACTCGCCCATTTGTTCTTCAACTTGACCGGCATTCTCATCTGGTATCCAGTCCCTATTATGCGTCAAGTTCCGTTGAGTGCCGCCCGACGTCTCGGAAGGTTGACCCGCATCTGGCGTGGGTTCCCGCTTGTCTACATCGCGGTCATGTTTTTGCTCATCCCTCTGCTTTTGTTGGGTCTTTCGTCGCTTTTCGATGACGGCAGCAAGGGTCTCACTGTGCTTGGTTCGTTCCTCACAATCCTGCTAGCCCTGGTGCTGCTCTATTCGGTCTACTGGTTCCGTTACAAGGACGGTAGCCAGAAGTGCTCGGACTGCATGGCGGAACGTGAAAAGAAACGTTTGGTCATCAAGGAGCTTCCTGAAGATATGATCTACCTCAAGGAACACATGAAGCGCCTTATTGAGCACACCGGTCTTcccgaggacgaagaagctggtgAAGCAAAGGATCTTTCACCGGATACTTCGGACTCAGATGAGGTTGCAGCTTAA
- a CDS encoding predicted protein, with amino-acid sequence MYHDANSRVTHRPSPSCTPPRHSVDRPRPSDRPSVFGTKFRNSISIMSFVATASSRMVVKARPAVQQRRTFLNWMVNYPDKINEMKKAHQAGGRAVYTWQKQPQDKVANLIGIGLVTIGMIQLVPAFYRLSTGKGKME; translated from the exons ATGTACCACGATGCGAACTCACGGGTCACCCACCGCCCGAGTCCTTCGTGTACGCCGCCGCGACACTCGGTCGACCGACCGCG CCCATCCGATCGCCCGAGTGTTTTCGGTACCAAGTTCCGGAACTCTATTTCGATCATGTCTTTTGTAGCGACAGCTTCGTCTCGTATGGTGGTCAAGGCCCGACCAGCGGTACAACAACGTCGTACTTTCTTGAACTGGATGGTGAATTACCCCGATAAG ATTAACGAAATGAAAAAGGCGCATCAGGCGGGAGGCCGTGCCGTGTATACGTGGCAAAAGCAACCGCAAGACAAGGTGGCCAACCTGATTGGGATCGGTCTCGTGACGATTGGTATGATCCAGCTCGTTCCGGCGTTCTACCGATTGTCCACCGGCAAGGGCAAGATGGAATAG
- a CDS encoding dihydrolipoamide succinyltransferase (Probable component of 2-oxoglutarate dehydrogenase complex TCA cycle: enzyme involved in succinate/2 oxoglutarate reaction. Also close to acetyltransferase component of pyruvate dehydrogenase) translates to MGDSISEGTIVDLPVAPGDFVNVDDVVVVLETDKVSVDVRAPEAGALVEILGEIDDVVEVGTNLFRIDTDADAPEAPVAPESTPEEVATHIAEPAPSQTPTSAPVAAASAATKAPPPPPAAKSAPPSAPSGAPASQPVFLGTRNERRTKMSRMRQRVAARLKDAQNTAAMLTTFQEVDMGNLMELRKRYKDVFQEKHGVKLGFMSAFVKATTAALQEIPAVNGYIDNDTQEIVYREFVDISVAVASPNGLVVPVLRNTETMSFADVERNIAAYGQKAKEGSLSLDDMAGGTFTISNGGVFGSLMGTPIINPPQSAILGMHATKMRAVVNEQGEVVARPMMYLALTYDHRLIDGREGVTFLKSIAEKIADPSKLLLEI, encoded by the coding sequence ATGGGCGACAGTATTTCCGAAGGCACGATTGTAGATTTGCCCGTGGCGCCGGGTGATTTCGTCAACGTggacgacgttgtcgtcgtcttggaAACGGACAAGGTTTCCGTCGACGTGCGTGCCCCGGAAGCCGGTGCCTTGGTCGAAATCCTCGGTGAAatcgacgacgttgtcgaagTGGGTACCAACCTCTTTCGGATCGACACCGATGCGGATGCACCGGAAGCCCCCGTGGCGCCTGAATCCACTCCGGAAGAAGTCGCGACGCACATTGCCGAACCCGCACCGTCCCAAACTCCAACGTCCGCGcccgtggcggcggcgtccgccgccaccaaggcgccaccaccaccacccgcCGCCAAGTCTGCACCGCCGTCCGCTCCCTCCGGCGCCCCCGCGTCCCAACCCGTCTTTTTGGGGACCCGCAACGAACGTCGCACCAAAATGAGTCGCATGCGTCAGCGCGTCGCGGCGCGACTCAAGGATGCACAAAATACCGCCGCCATGCTCACCACCTTTCAAGAAGTCGATATGGGTAACCTCATGGAACTCCGTAAGCGGTACAAGGATGTCTTCCAAGAAAAGCACGGCGTCAAGTTGGGATTCATGAGCGCTTTTGTCAAAGCCACCACGGCGGCTTTGCAGGAAATTCCCGCCGTCAACGGCTatatcgacaacgacacgcAAGAAATTGTTTACCGCGAATTTGTGGACATTTCCGTAGCCGTGGCCTCGCCCAACGGGTTGGTTGTGCCCGTCTTGCGCAATACCGAGACCATGAGCTTTGCCGACGTGGAACGCAACATTGCCGCCTACGGacaaaaagccaaggaaggGTCCCTCAGTTTGGACGACATGGCTGGTGGTACTTTTACCATTTCCAACGGCGGTGTCTTTGGATCGCTGATGGGAACCCCCATTATCAATCCGCCACAATCAGCCATTTTGGGAATGCACGCGACCAAGATGCGGGCAGTCGTCAACGAACAAGGCGAAGTGGTGGCGCGCCCCATGATGTACCTCGCCTTGACGTACGATCATCGATTGATTGATGGCAGAGAAGGTGTCACCTTCTTGAAGTCCATCGCCGAGAAGATTGCGGATCCCTCCAAGCTGTTGCTGGAAATCTAA
- a CDS encoding predicted protein, which produces MSPTPTQAHDEMSDTLLELAEEFQAQIEIKDRKYRLKTYKDTFVGSEAVDYLVSSGKAATRTEAVSLGQVLQVNFHLFEHVTRDHDFADDGLFFRFLTDNERGGLSRDESGNSLRWQNFLGTPDGLTNQNGLQPSFPKNDILPDKDQHVVNQ; this is translated from the coding sequence ATGTCCCCGACTCCGACACAGGCCCACGATGAAATGAGCGATACGCTACTCGAACTCGCTGAAGAGTTTCAAGCCCAAATCGAAATTAAGGACCGCAAGTATCGTCTCAAAACGTACAAGGACACGTTTGTGGGTAGCGAAGCGGTCGACTATCTTGTCTCGTCCGGAAAAGCTGCCACGCGTACCGAAGCTGTGTCCCTCGGTCAAGTTCTGCAGGTCAACTTTCACCTATTTGAGCACGTCACGCGCGATCACGActttgccgacgacggcCTTTTTTTCCGCTTCTTGACGGACAACGAGCGCGGTGGATTGTCCCGGGATGAATCCGGGAATTCCCTTCGCTGGCAGAACTTTTTGGGCACCCCTGACGGTCTGACCAACCAGAACGGCCTCCAACCCTCCTTCCCCAAGAACGACATTCTCCCCGACAAGGACCAGCACGTTGTCAACCAA
- a CDS encoding predicted protein, with product MSNSLYDDGSYNAFRVPFYRTRKFFIGVTLSVMLLIAIVAVVVSGNKGSEFAALGNSSTPRVPEIEVSESTLQENEAELGAALIQLYDRLDIPWNGLYEDATPQGRALQAVAGTKLYASLDRVRSVQRYALGVFYYSTFAVAHPYLEAEDTRPWGSSDFWMSSTPECEWEGITCDDSGRVAAIDLSSNYLSGTLPLELALLDKLVGLNLANNYIFGEGASNDVWSYLPNLQDLMMDDNFVIATTGLPSQMKSLESIQKLSVSYNLLQGVLDGEIIGNMQRLSHLEVESNYISGELPVELGTLPDLVYFYIRRNSLSFNLNKLIVPNRFPKIFALWLDSNPITGTIPSEIGTLTTLTSFSLTNATLTGKIPSEMGNLAKMKRCWLYDNALTGTIPQALSSWVDLQVLEVSGNNFVGDMPQGVCDAITASDYQFKTLSADCTRIACEGCCTECENS from the coding sequence ATGTCCAACAGTCTTTACGATGACGGCTCGTACAATGCCTTCCGCGTCCCTTTCTACCGCACACGCAAGTTTTTCATCGGAGTCACTCTTTCGGTCATGCTACTGATTGCGATCGTTGCCGTGGTAGTTTCCGGGAACAAGGGATCCGAGTTTGCAGCGCTAGGAAATTCCTCCACCCCTCGTGTTCCGGAAATAGAAGTCTCGGAATCTACTCTTCAAGAAAACGAAGCGGAACTCGGAGCCGCCCTGATCCAACTTTACGATCGATTGGACATTCCGTGGAATGGACTATACGAAGACGCTACTCCTCAGGGCAGGGCCTTGCAAGCTGTGGCGGGTACAAAGCTCTACGCTTCGTTGGACCGCGTTCGTAGTGTCCAGCGCTACGCCCTCGGAGTCTTTTACTACTCTACCTTTGCGGTTGCGCATCCGTACTTGGAAGCCGAGGACACCCGTCCCTGGGGTTCCAGTGATTTCTGGATGAGCAGTACTCCCGAGTGTGAGTGGGAGGGCATCACGTGTGATGACAGTGGTCGTGTCGCAGCGATCGATTTGTCAAGCAACTATCTGTCCGGGACGCTTCCACTGGAACTTGCACTTTTGGACAAGCTTGTGGGTCTGAATCTGGCAAACAACTATATATTCGGGGAAGGTGCCAGCAACGACGTCTGGAGCTATTTGCCAAACCTACAGGACCTTATGATGGACGATAACTTTGTGATTGCCACCACGGGACTACCATCCCAAATGAAGAGCTTGGAATCGATTCAGAAGTTGTCTGTTTCTTACAATCTACTGCAGGGTGTTCTGGATGGCGAGATTATCGGCAATATGCAGCGTCTGTCACATCTGGAAGTGGAATCAAACTATATTTCTGGTGAACTTCCCGTGGAACTTGGAACTCTGCCCGATTTGGTCTACTTTTACATCCGCCGTAACAGTCTTTCGTTCAACTTGAACAAGCTCATCGTGCCGAACCGATTTCCAAAGATCTTCGCGTTGTGGCTCGACTCCAACCCTATTACGGGAACGATTCCTAGCGAGATTGGAACGCTGACCACACTCACATCCTTCAGCCTCACCAATGCCACTTTGACGGGGAAAATTCCCTCCGAAATGGGCAATTTGGCCAAAATGAAGCGTTGCTGGTTGTACGACAATGCGTTGACTGGGACAATCCCACAAGCTTTGTCGAGTTGGGTCGACTTGCAAGTTTTGGAAGTGTCTGGAAACAACTTTGTCGGAGACATGCCTCAAGGTGTGTGCGACGCCATTACGGCCTCAGACTACCAGTTCAAAACCTTATCAGCGGATTGTACCCGTATCGCCTGCGAAGGATGTTGTACGGAATGTGAAAACAGTTAA